Proteins from one Deinococcus sp. AB2017081 genomic window:
- a CDS encoding DinB family protein — protein MTQHGDTPPTEQEQMAALRAAYPTPDDLVSRMHRELDAFGAVIRAAEPHWNTVQPGRGWTPAQELEHAIIINEGTGRLVRLLRSDKEIRQPPQVPGEYENGKRQAPASTIPTGDQTPEQLLERHAATRDLLAVAAPADPGRTFYHPFMGQLDALDWLRMAAYQTRHHRQAVERGLAALGGAAPVR, from the coding sequence ATGACACAGCACGGAGACACCCCACCCACCGAGCAGGAGCAGATGGCCGCGCTGCGCGCCGCGTATCCCACCCCGGACGATCTGGTCAGCCGCATGCACCGTGAACTCGACGCCTTCGGGGCCGTGATCCGCGCGGCCGAGCCGCACTGGAACACGGTGCAGCCGGGCCGCGGGTGGACGCCTGCACAGGAGCTGGAGCACGCGATCATCATCAACGAGGGTACCGGCCGGCTGGTGCGGCTGCTGCGGTCGGACAAGGAGATCCGCCAGCCCCCACAGGTGCCCGGCGAGTACGAAAACGGGAAGCGCCAGGCTCCGGCCAGCACCATTCCGACCGGCGACCAGACGCCCGAGCAGCTGCTGGAGCGCCACGCGGCTACCCGTGACCTGCTGGCGGTGGCGGCCCCGGCCGATCCCGGCCGCACCTTCTATCACCCGTTCATGGGTCAGCTCGACGCGCTGGACTGGCTACGCATGGCCGCCTACCAGACCCGGCACCACCGGCAGGCGGTCGAGCGGGGCCTGGCTGCACTCGGCGGCGCCGCACCCGTCCGCTGA
- a CDS encoding MBL fold metallo-hydrolase, which translates to MVPDSLLPVRHVTSGGTRVYTVTVPAFPHLPTNVFLVVRGDPKWPDYTALVDVGGSHEGSTAALSAGLEAVRTEHGEAWSWDTLSRIVVTHPHPDHVAGLPFVRTLTTAPLAAFHTAVPTIEHPQARRDAGLAGIEAQLTWAGIPPDSDYATRLRRRAGNLLLPSGVRVDTPLHDGDVLDDVFTVIHTPGHEGSQICLRVDDVLLSADHLLPHNSPPLMPERMQPGAGLAHYLASLDRTEALAGVTVALGGHDGPMPQWRERIGALRSRYADKLDGVLEAAGEPQTVHDLMHAVNPRLKAVQALLLLDQTGALAEYLAARGDLTESRRGDGAALYLRARN; encoded by the coding sequence ATGGTGCCTGACTCCCTGCTCCCTGTCCGCCACGTCACGTCCGGCGGAACCCGCGTGTATACCGTCACGGTACCTGCCTTCCCGCACCTGCCGACCAATGTCTTTCTGGTCGTACGTGGCGACCCTAAATGGCCGGACTACACCGCACTGGTCGATGTCGGCGGTAGCCACGAGGGCAGCACTGCCGCCCTGAGCGCCGGTCTGGAGGCCGTCCGCACGGAACATGGCGAGGCGTGGTCGTGGGACACGCTGTCGCGGATCGTCGTCACGCACCCGCACCCGGATCACGTGGCGGGGCTGCCGTTCGTGCGTACGTTGACCACCGCGCCGCTCGCCGCCTTCCACACCGCCGTGCCGACCATCGAGCACCCGCAGGCACGGCGGGACGCGGGGCTGGCGGGCATAGAGGCCCAGCTGACGTGGGCGGGCATCCCGCCAGACAGTGACTACGCCACGCGCCTGCGCCGCCGCGCCGGGAACCTCCTGCTGCCGTCGGGCGTCCGTGTGGACACGCCCCTGCATGACGGCGACGTGCTGGACGACGTGTTCACGGTCATCCACACGCCCGGCCACGAGGGCTCACAGATCTGCCTGCGCGTGGACGACGTGCTCCTGAGCGCCGACCACCTGCTGCCCCACAACTCTCCGCCGCTCATGCCCGAGCGGATGCAGCCGGGCGCGGGGCTGGCGCACTACCTGGCGTCGCTGGACAGAACCGAGGCGCTGGCGGGCGTGACCGTCGCCCTGGGCGGCCACGACGGCCCGATGCCGCAGTGGCGGGAGCGGATCGGGGCGCTGCGCTCGCGGTACGCCGACAAGCTGGATGGGGTGCTGGAGGCGGCGGGCGAACCGCAGACCGTCCACGACCTCATGCATGCGGTCAATCCGCGCCTGAAGGCGGTGCAGGCGCTGCTGCTGCTCGACCAGACCGGGGCGCTGGCCGAATACCTGGCGGCGCGGGGCGACCTGACCGAGAGCCGGCGCGGGGACGGCGCGGCGCTGTACCTGCGGGCCAGGAACTGA
- a CDS encoding deoxyribodipyrimidine photo-lyase yields MIHDSRVQPLRPGEPVRKGPNAGFVLLWVQASVRTRDNHALEYAVREANRVGLPLVAVFGLTPDYPEANARHFQFLLEGLRDLRANLAARGIPLRVGLGSPPQVALDAAAQGAALVVTDVGHVRIQREWRQWLAQRLDVPLVQVESEAVIPVHTVSQRQEFAARTIRPKIHRLLPDYLVPLENHDLKRTTRDWDAGLDVGDPAALTATLPIDHSVPPGHEEGGENAALDMLEDFVTRKLETYATRRNDPTVDGSSRLSAYLHYGHLSPLSAALSAREHAGPGTDAFLEELVVRRELSFNLCTFNPAYDRYEGLPVWARATLEEHAGDRREYMYTREEFDAAQTHDPYWNAAQRQMTRTGRMHNYMRMYWGKKVLEWTPDPRTAYATLVWLNNRHEQDGRDPNSWAGLGWVLGLHDRPWQRRPVFGMVRYMNAGGLRRKFDIEKYARQWGPDAVAQSG; encoded by the coding sequence ATGATCCATGACTCGCGCGTCCAGCCCCTGCGTCCCGGCGAGCCCGTACGGAAGGGCCCGAATGCAGGGTTCGTGCTGCTGTGGGTGCAGGCCAGTGTCCGCACGCGCGACAACCACGCGCTGGAATACGCGGTACGTGAGGCCAACCGCGTGGGCCTGCCGCTGGTGGCGGTCTTTGGCCTGACCCCCGACTACCCCGAGGCCAACGCCCGCCACTTCCAGTTCCTGCTGGAAGGGCTGCGCGACCTCCGGGCAAACCTCGCGGCGCGGGGCATTCCCCTGCGCGTGGGCCTGGGCTCTCCGCCCCAGGTGGCCCTGGACGCAGCGGCACAGGGCGCGGCCCTGGTCGTGACCGATGTCGGCCATGTACGCATCCAGCGCGAGTGGCGGCAGTGGCTTGCACAGCGCCTGGACGTGCCCCTGGTGCAGGTCGAGTCCGAGGCCGTGATTCCCGTCCACACCGTGAGTCAGCGGCAGGAATTCGCGGCCCGCACCATCCGCCCGAAGATCCACCGGCTGCTGCCGGACTACCTGGTGCCGCTGGAGAATCACGACCTGAAGCGCACCACCCGCGACTGGGACGCCGGCCTGGACGTGGGCGACCCGGCGGCTCTGACCGCTACCCTGCCCATCGACCACAGCGTCCCACCCGGCCACGAGGAAGGGGGCGAGAACGCCGCGCTGGATATGCTGGAAGACTTCGTGACGCGCAAGCTGGAGACCTATGCCACGCGCCGGAATGACCCCACCGTGGACGGCAGCAGCCGCCTGAGCGCGTATCTGCACTACGGCCACCTCTCGCCGCTGAGCGCCGCGTTGAGCGCACGCGAACACGCCGGCCCCGGCACGGACGCCTTTTTAGAGGAACTGGTGGTGCGCCGCGAGCTGAGCTTCAACCTGTGCACCTTCAACCCCGCGTATGACCGCTACGAGGGCCTGCCCGTCTGGGCCCGCGCCACCCTGGAGGAGCACGCGGGCGACCGGCGCGAGTACATGTACACACGCGAGGAGTTCGATGCCGCCCAGACCCACGACCCGTACTGGAACGCCGCCCAGCGCCAGATGACGCGCACTGGCCGCATGCACAACTACATGCGGATGTACTGGGGCAAGAAGGTGCTGGAATGGACGCCGGATCCGCGCACGGCCTACGCCACCCTGGTCTGGCTGAACAACCGCCACGAGCAGGACGGCCGCGATCCCAATTCCTGGGCCGGGCTGGGCTGGGTGCTGGGCCTGCACGACCGCCCGTGGCAGCGCCGCCCGGTCTTCGGCATGGTGCGCTACATGAACGCGGGCGGGTTGAGGCGCAAGTTCGACATTGAGAAGTACGCGCGGCAGTGGGGGCCGGACGCTGTGGCACAGTCGGGGTGA
- a CDS encoding trimeric intracellular cation channel family protein, producing the protein MHELAWSPITLAAGLRALDLAGILAFAMSGALLGVRKRFDLFGVLVLGCVTAVGGGAIRDTLTGQTPPLFLRDETYLWAALVGAALAFAVGERLARFERTLSVFDTVGLALFAASGAVGAINFGLGPLGVVFAGMLSGVGGGIIRDLIANEVPEVMYRRDQLYATAAAAGAFTVWALYPHVTPFQAQFAGSAVVIALRWLSRQGWVRLPVRRLPGG; encoded by the coding sequence GTGCACGAACTCGCGTGGTCACCGATCACCCTGGCTGCTGGCCTGCGGGCGCTGGATCTGGCGGGCATCCTGGCCTTCGCGATGTCCGGGGCGCTGCTGGGGGTGCGCAAACGCTTCGACCTGTTCGGCGTGCTGGTGCTGGGCTGCGTGACCGCCGTGGGCGGCGGCGCGATCCGCGACACCCTGACCGGTCAGACCCCCCCGTTGTTCCTGCGCGACGAGACCTACCTGTGGGCTGCCCTGGTCGGCGCCGCCCTGGCCTTCGCCGTCGGCGAGCGTCTGGCCCGCTTCGAGCGCACCCTGAGCGTGTTCGACACGGTGGGTCTGGCGCTGTTCGCGGCGTCCGGGGCGGTGGGGGCCATCAATTTCGGGCTGGGGCCGCTGGGCGTGGTCTTCGCCGGCATGCTGTCGGGCGTGGGTGGCGGCATCATCCGCGACCTGATCGCCAACGAGGTGCCGGAAGTGATGTACCGCCGAGATCAGCTGTACGCCACCGCCGCCGCTGCCGGAGCCTTCACCGTCTGGGCGCTGTACCCGCACGTCACGCCCTTTCAGGCGCAGTTCGCGGGGTCTGCGGTCGTGATCGCGCTGCGCTGGCTGTCGCGCCAGGGCTGGGTCAGGTTGCCGGTGCGGCGCCTGCCGGGGGGGTAG
- a CDS encoding DNA repair protein, with protein MARVKTKETPTAPSSPYAHLDAFDALMATAGVDSRVRALADSGADTPTMNAALTEALTQAQRRWGLGLHHLRHAAELVEGDDGGADIALLTDGARTALVSSGSAAIAQAYAPMQALDERGLSLWGALGEGHRVSAEAPMATLKAVIEEARDFETHWMPARGGALSRAWRSGETLHVEVARPASPQEALSDAAWDVITSIKDRTFQRELMARSEEVGLLGALLAARHAGAGANLSRLPEAHFTVQAVVVTQEGADARSAESYRTALRTAHAELEEHQAGTTRMLAQVLKHGLREN; from the coding sequence ATGGCCCGAGTCAAGACGAAAGAGACCCCCACCGCCCCGTCCTCGCCGTACGCGCACCTGGACGCCTTCGACGCCCTGATGGCGACCGCCGGCGTGGACAGCCGCGTCCGGGCGCTGGCCGACAGCGGGGCCGACACCCCCACCATGAACGCCGCGCTGACCGAGGCGTTGACCCAGGCACAGCGCCGCTGGGGGCTGGGCCTGCACCACCTGCGGCACGCCGCCGAACTGGTCGAGGGGGACGACGGCGGGGCCGACATCGCCCTGCTGACGGACGGGGCCCGCACGGCGCTGGTCAGCAGCGGTTCGGCGGCGATCGCACAGGCCTACGCGCCCATGCAGGCCCTCGACGAGCGCGGCCTGAGCCTGTGGGGCGCGCTGGGCGAGGGCCACCGGGTCAGCGCCGAGGCGCCCATGGCGACCCTGAAGGCGGTGATCGAGGAGGCCCGTGACTTCGAGACGCACTGGATGCCCGCCCGCGGCGGCGCCCTGAGCCGCGCGTGGCGCAGCGGCGAGACCCTGCACGTCGAGGTCGCCCGTCCCGCGTCGCCCCAGGAGGCCCTGTCGGACGCCGCGTGGGACGTGATCACCAGCATCAAGGACCGTACTTTCCAGCGCGAGCTGATGGCCCGCAGCGAGGAGGTCGGCCTGCTCGGGGCGCTGCTGGCCGCCCGGCACGCCGGGGCCGGCGCGAACCTGAGCCGACTGCCCGAGGCGCACTTCACGGTGCAGGCGGTCGTCGTGACGCAGGAGGGAGCCGACGCCCGCAGCGCGGAGAGCTACCGCACGGCCCTGCGTACCGCCCACGCGGAACTGGAGGAGCACCAGGCCGGCACCACGCGCATGCTCGCGCAGGTGCTCAAGCACGGCCTGCGGGAGAACTGA
- a CDS encoding glycosyltransferase yields MSYAEFERWRDTPLPHVTLSIVIPAYNEAERMLPTLAAFAVAVSGLNEPWELILSDDGSRDGTATLARGLGWANLRVIEHANTGKGGAVRRGVLASRGDLVLFADADNSTPIEELPRLIAQIRAGAHIAVGSRAAGGAVEAGKSVLRRAVSGTLRSITQFSTGVRLQDTQCGFKLFRGEVARDLFRRQRMDGFSFDLELLYLAARDGLRVDEVPVMWVDAPDSKVDPIRDGLKFLRDIVQIRRVHARRAPETGGGLHIAVVSAYPPGRRSLNEYGLHLSRVLAEKPEVSHVTVIADRLPADRAGQAIADAPNVRRVWAFNDPLSVVKVLWALRRARPDAVIFNLQMASFGDRRVPAALGLLTPMFARLSGLPTITLLHNLFETVDLDTAGFGGHPLKTAVTQAFGRVFTRALLASTLVATTMPRYVKLLRERYGAQNVFLAPHGTFQIPQPPEPLPLLPTVMAFGKFGTYKRVEVLLDAHEILLGRNPQVRLVIAGSDTPNAPGYLEDVRQRYAHLPNVTFTGYVAEDAVAGVFSGATVVAFPYSATTGSSGVLHQAGEFGRGAVMPRIGDLADLIEEEGYRAEYFTPDDPASLADALWRVLSDPRHAAALGEANWRVASGLPLADVADWYLLHLESLVDHPATTAGPRGANA; encoded by the coding sequence ATGTCCTACGCTGAGTTTGAGCGCTGGCGCGACACGCCACTGCCGCACGTCACCCTGAGCATCGTCATTCCCGCCTACAACGAGGCCGAGCGCATGCTGCCCACCCTGGCGGCCTTCGCGGTGGCCGTGAGCGGCCTGAACGAGCCGTGGGAACTGATCCTGAGTGACGACGGCAGCCGCGACGGCACCGCGACCCTGGCGCGCGGCCTGGGCTGGGCGAACCTGCGGGTCATCGAGCACGCGAACACCGGCAAGGGCGGCGCGGTGCGCCGGGGGGTGCTCGCGTCCCGCGGCGACCTGGTGCTGTTCGCCGACGCCGACAATTCCACGCCCATCGAGGAGCTGCCGCGCCTGATCGCGCAGATCCGTGCCGGGGCGCACATCGCCGTGGGCTCCCGCGCGGCGGGGGGAGCGGTCGAGGCCGGCAAGAGTGTGCTGCGCCGGGCCGTGTCCGGCACGCTGCGCTCGATCACGCAGTTCTCGACCGGTGTGCGGCTCCAGGACACGCAGTGCGGCTTCAAGCTGTTCCGGGGCGAGGTCGCCCGCGACCTGTTCCGCCGCCAGCGCATGGACGGCTTCTCCTTCGACCTCGAACTGCTGTACCTCGCCGCGCGCGACGGCCTGCGGGTGGACGAGGTGCCGGTCATGTGGGTGGACGCCCCGGACTCGAAGGTCGATCCCATCCGGGACGGGCTGAAGTTCCTGCGCGACATCGTCCAGATCCGCCGGGTGCACGCCCGGCGGGCACCCGAGACCGGTGGAGGCCTGCACATCGCGGTGGTCAGTGCGTATCCGCCTGGACGCCGCAGCCTGAACGAGTACGGCCTGCACCTGTCCCGCGTGCTCGCCGAGAAGCCCGAGGTATCGCACGTGACCGTCATCGCAGACCGGCTCCCGGCCGACAGGGCCGGGCAGGCCATCGCCGACGCGCCGAACGTCCGGCGGGTGTGGGCGTTCAACGATCCCCTGAGCGTGGTGAAGGTGCTGTGGGCTCTGCGCCGCGCCCGGCCCGACGCCGTGATCTTCAACCTGCAGATGGCGTCCTTCGGGGATCGCCGCGTGCCGGCCGCGCTGGGCCTGCTGACGCCCATGTTCGCCCGGCTAAGCGGTCTCCCGACCATCACGCTGCTGCACAACCTCTTCGAGACGGTCGACCTGGACACCGCCGGCTTCGGCGGGCACCCCCTGAAGACGGCGGTCACGCAGGCGTTCGGACGGGTCTTCACGCGGGCGCTGCTGGCGTCGACCCTGGTGGCGACCACGATGCCCCGCTACGTGAAACTGCTGCGTGAGCGGTACGGCGCACAGAACGTGTTCCTGGCCCCGCACGGCACCTTCCAGATCCCGCAGCCGCCCGAACCGCTGCCGCTGCTACCCACCGTGATGGCCTTCGGCAAGTTCGGGACATACAAGCGCGTGGAGGTGCTGCTTGACGCACACGAGATCCTGCTCGGCCGCAATCCGCAGGTGCGGCTGGTCATCGCGGGCAGCGACACACCCAACGCGCCGGGCTACCTGGAGGACGTGCGGCAGCGCTACGCCCACCTGCCGAACGTGACCTTCACGGGGTACGTCGCCGAGGACGCGGTGGCGGGGGTGTTCTCCGGCGCGACCGTCGTGGCCTTCCCGTATTCCGCCACGACCGGGTCGAGCGGCGTGCTGCACCAGGCCGGCGAGTTCGGACGCGGGGCGGTCATGCCGCGCATCGGCGACCTCGCCGACCTGATCGAGGAGGAGGGCTACCGCGCCGAGTACTTCACGCCGGACGACCCGGCCAGCCTGGCCGACGCCCTGTGGCGCGTGCTGTCCGATCCCCGGCACGCGGCGGCGCTGGGCGAGGCGAACTGGCGCGTGGCGTCTGGACTGCCGCTGGCGGACGTCGCGGACTGGTACCTGCTGCATCTCGAATCACTGGTTGACCACCCGGCCACCACGGCCGGCCCGAGGGGGGCAAACGCATGA
- a CDS encoding STAS domain-containing protein, protein MNTTPITLKITTTARGECRVLSLEGRLDAHQVGALIDAAEPLAPTTRLDLGGVSFMDSSGLASLVRLNRTAAAQNMKLEILNVRDAVRLAMEITGLYAVLPVVDTGPSAGGAAHGSV, encoded by the coding sequence ATGAACACCACACCGATCACCCTGAAGATCACGACGACTGCCCGGGGCGAATGCCGCGTGCTCAGCCTCGAGGGCCGGCTGGACGCCCACCAGGTGGGAGCACTCATCGACGCGGCCGAGCCGCTCGCGCCGACCACCCGGCTCGATCTGGGGGGCGTGAGCTTCATGGACTCCAGCGGTCTGGCGTCGCTGGTGCGCCTGAACCGCACCGCAGCGGCCCAGAACATGAAGCTCGAGATCCTGAATGTCCGCGACGCCGTGCGGCTGGCGATGGAGATCACCGGCCTCTACGCTGTGCTGCCTGTCGTGGACACCGGCCCGTCAGCCGGCGGCGCAGCCCATGGCTCGGTCTGA
- a CDS encoding ATP-binding SpoIIE family protein phosphatase → MARSEPGALGGTPAALETDAVYADLLTQVADISDQVVFLQRLIPQVLGMTTDAQAAGLVQEAAALLNTPRAALFLDGRWVGGAPGWLQGCAAPQQPQVLSTGRVYTGPPYRDAWRPTALLSVPFPRGWVALWGKRQFQAGERRLLEAFVSLLDSALQAVQARQEAEHHAAAQRDRVQARAVWRHVVPEQLDDPPGYRVEVHSQPASDFGGDFQFQERDWLVVGDVSGKGLPAAILTAMFAATLPVAARRDDLAGALSEALYRHLERAQAFCTLAALRLSPTGGVRVLNLGHPPALLRRADGTLERFAAQAPPLGTFPIEDLAGVPVWLHPGDQLLLYSDGLSEAERGDGAAETQLGLDAVQQLAHAATTPRRFITGALQALHGYRVMDDLTLLAVQRDPAQRSVTLTLPGSLDVLPDVGEALRRVGGDDHPARLGAELAVTELVVNAVVHGGATRITLRAHADADHLYVTLHDDGTAHDPTAQPTGPAGELREHGYGLLIVRRCTGVWAYDRSGPLNRQTLQFRAPAP, encoded by the coding sequence ATGGCTCGGTCTGAACCAGGGGCGCTGGGCGGCACGCCCGCTGCCCTGGAGACCGACGCGGTCTATGCCGATCTGCTCACGCAGGTCGCGGACATCAGCGATCAGGTCGTGTTCCTGCAGCGTCTGATCCCGCAGGTGCTGGGCATGACGACCGACGCCCAGGCCGCCGGCCTGGTGCAGGAGGCGGCGGCGCTGCTGAACACGCCCCGCGCCGCGCTGTTTCTCGACGGCCGATGGGTGGGCGGCGCGCCCGGATGGCTCCAGGGCTGTGCGGCACCGCAGCAGCCGCAGGTGCTGAGCACCGGGCGGGTCTACACCGGCCCGCCGTACCGGGACGCGTGGCGGCCCACCGCGCTGCTGAGCGTGCCCTTCCCGCGCGGCTGGGTGGCGCTGTGGGGCAAACGGCAGTTCCAGGCGGGCGAACGCCGACTGCTGGAGGCCTTCGTGAGCCTGCTCGACTCGGCGCTGCAGGCCGTGCAGGCCCGCCAGGAGGCCGAGCACCACGCCGCCGCCCAGCGCGACCGGGTGCAGGCCCGCGCGGTGTGGCGCCACGTGGTGCCCGAACAGCTCGACGATCCCCCCGGCTACCGCGTGGAGGTGCACTCGCAGCCGGCCAGCGATTTCGGCGGGGACTTCCAGTTCCAGGAGCGCGACTGGCTGGTCGTGGGCGACGTGAGCGGCAAGGGCCTGCCCGCCGCGATCCTCACGGCGATGTTCGCCGCCACGCTGCCGGTCGCCGCGCGGCGCGACGATCTGGCCGGCGCGCTGTCCGAGGCGCTGTACCGCCACCTGGAACGTGCGCAGGCCTTCTGCACGCTGGCGGCGCTGCGGCTGTCGCCGACCGGCGGCGTCCGCGTGCTGAACCTGGGCCACCCGCCCGCCCTGCTGCGGCGGGCCGACGGCACGCTGGAACGCTTCGCGGCCCAGGCCCCGCCGCTGGGCACCTTCCCGATCGAGGATCTGGCCGGCGTGCCGGTGTGGCTGCATCCGGGCGACCAGCTGCTGCTGTACAGCGACGGCCTGAGCGAGGCCGAGCGCGGGGACGGCGCCGCCGAGACCCAGCTCGGGCTGGACGCCGTGCAGCAGCTTGCACACGCGGCCACGACCCCACGCCGCTTCATCACGGGGGCGCTGCAGGCCCTGCACGGCTACCGCGTGATGGATGACCTGACGCTGCTGGCCGTGCAGCGCGACCCGGCGCAGCGCAGCGTCACGCTGACCCTGCCCGGCTCCCTGGACGTCCTGCCGGACGTGGGCGAGGCGCTGCGCCGCGTGGGCGGCGACGACCACCCGGCCAGGCTGGGCGCGGAACTGGCCGTGACCGAACTGGTCGTGAACGCGGTGGTGCACGGCGGAGCCACACGGATCACGCTGCGGGCCCACGCGGACGCCGACCACCTGTACGTGACGCTCCACGACGACGGCACGGCGCACGACCCGACCGCGCAGCCGACCGGCCCGGCCGGCGAACTGCGCGAACACGGCTACGGCCTGCTGATCGTGCGCCGCTGTACCGGGGTGTGGGCGTACGACCGCAGCGGCCCCCTGAACCGCCAGACCCTGCAATTCCGCGCCCCGGCACCCTGA
- a CDS encoding STAS domain-containing protein, whose amino-acid sequence MNITDPQPRADGHALHVSGRLDAQTAATFRSTLQAHLAGHTGHLYLNLADVSFMDSSALAGVVATLKALRARGDELRLTGAGPAVRELLSLTLLDRVLPLREDLA is encoded by the coding sequence ATGAACATCACCGATCCCCAGCCCCGCGCCGACGGCCACGCGCTCCACGTGTCGGGACGGCTCGACGCCCAGACGGCCGCCACGTTCCGCAGCACCCTGCAGGCGCACCTCGCCGGTCACACCGGCCACCTGTACCTGAACCTCGCGGACGTGAGTTTCATGGATTCCAGCGCCCTGGCCGGGGTCGTGGCGACCCTCAAGGCGCTGCGGGCGCGGGGCGACGAACTGCGCCTGACCGGGGCCGGTCCGGCGGTCCGGGAACTGCTGTCCCTGACCCTGCTCGACCGCGTGCTGCCCCTGCGGGAGGATCTGGCGTGA
- a CDS encoding response regulator — protein sequence MSGWMPANMTLFGQVTAQHILVIEDAPAMRLLVRHILEQAGHHPVVVGSVPDALAELELGVVDVIVSDLYLPGQSGLDLLRTLRQQPDAPPVVMLTSAGEDRLREEAVTLGARAFLTKPFSRYELLDAVFVATRPH from the coding sequence GTGAGCGGGTGGATGCCCGCCAACATGACGCTGTTCGGACAGGTGACGGCCCAGCACATCCTGGTCATCGAGGACGCGCCCGCCATGCGGCTGCTGGTGCGGCACATCCTGGAACAGGCCGGGCACCACCCGGTCGTGGTGGGGAGCGTCCCCGACGCCCTGGCAGAACTCGAACTGGGCGTGGTCGACGTGATCGTCAGCGACCTGTACCTGCCGGGCCAGAGCGGCCTGGATCTGCTGCGCACCCTGCGCCAGCAGCCGGACGCGCCGCCGGTGGTGATGCTCACGAGTGCCGGCGAGGATCGCCTGCGCGAGGAGGCGGTGACGCTGGGCGCACGCGCCTTCCTGACCAAGCCCTTCAGCCGCTACGAACTGCTGGACGCGGTCTTCGTGGCCACCCGGCCGCACTGA